The Faecalibacter sp. LW9 genome has a segment encoding these proteins:
- a CDS encoding YceI family protein: protein MKKLFLSLAVVSAVALTSCGGKTETVNATEAQESATATEGAKTYAADVEASTVNWKGGKTFEDINKPEEGHWGVVKLKEGTVTANNSVLESGKFVADFTTFESKDLDADPETKAKLDGHLKAADFLDVEKFPTATFEITGVKAIEGGDYNSEISGNLDFRGTPKNVTFKANVTVADDVVTIKSEEFGINRKDFGITFTGGGGSIIKDEVLLQVDLTAKAQ, encoded by the coding sequence ATGAAAAAATTATTTTTAAGCTTAGCCGTTGTTTCTGCAGTAGCATTAACATCTTGTGGAGGAAAGACTGAAACTGTAAACGCTACAGAAGCGCAAGAATCTGCAACTGCAACTGAAGGAGCAAAAACGTACGCTGCTGATGTAGAAGCATCTACTGTAAACTGGAAAGGAGGAAAAACATTTGAAGACATCAACAAACCAGAAGAAGGACACTGGGGAGTAGTAAAATTAAAAGAAGGAACAGTTACAGCAAACAACAGTGTTTTAGAATCAGGTAAATTTGTAGCCGATTTTACAACATTTGAATCAAAAGATTTAGATGCTGATCCTGAAACAAAAGCGAAATTAGACGGACACTTAAAAGCTGCTGATTTCTTAGATGTAGAAAAATTCCCAACTGCAACATTTGAAATTACAGGTGTTAAAGCTATTGAAGGTGGAGACTACAATTCAGAAATTTCAGGAAACTTAGATTTCCGTGGTACACCTAAGAATGTTACATTCAAAGCGAATGTTACTGTCGCTGATGATGTCGTAACCATCAAATCAGAAGAATTTGGAATCAACCGTAAAGATTTCGGAATCACTTTCACAGGTGGTGGTGGATCAATCATCAAAGACGAAGTTTTATTACAAGTTGATTTAACTGCAAAAGCACAATAA